The window CATTCTATGAGCGAAGATCAATCCCCTTTCCTCAAAGCTTGTCGTGGCGAGAAGACTGATTACACCCCCATATGGCTCATGCGCCAGGCCGGGCGCTATATGCAGGAGTACCGTGAGGTGCGCGAGCGCACACCTTTCATGGACCTGTGTGCCAACTCCGATCTTGCCGCCGAGGTGACGGTCACGGCGGTGGAGCGAATTGGCGCCGATGCGGCGATTATATTTTCGGACATACTTCTCATACTTGTTCCGATGGGCATGGATCTTACGTACGGCAAGGGCGAGGGGCCTATCTTGGGCAATCCTATTCGCTCCGGGGCCGATGTTGATCGTCTGTGTGAGGCGCCGCCCGAGGCCCTATCGTTTGTCTATGAAGCGATTCGAAAAACGCGTGCCTCTCTTAAACCCGAAACGCCGCTCATCGGTTTTTGCGGCGCCCCCTTTACGCTTGCCTCATACATGATCGAGGGGGGCGGTTCGCGCAATTACGCCGAAACGAAAACATTGATGTACACCGATTCGGGCGCATGGCACGCACTGATGAACCTGGTTTCCCGCTCGCTCGTAAAGTATGTGAAAAAACAAATCGAGGCGGGCGCCCAAGTCATCCAGATTTTCGATAGTTGGGTGGGTTGCCTGAGCCCCGAGGATTACCGTGAATTTGTTTTTCCGCATGTGCGCCTATTGCTGGACAGCATCTCGGGCGATGTGCCCGTGATTCATTTCGGCACGGGAACGGCGACGCTTCTCGATGAGCAGAAAAAAGCGGGTGGAGACGTCATCGGGCTCGACTGGCGCGTCA of the Nitrospinaceae bacterium genome contains:
- the hemE gene encoding uroporphyrinogen decarboxylase; translated protein: MSEDQSPFLKACRGEKTDYTPIWLMRQAGRYMQEYREVRERTPFMDLCANSDLAAEVTVTAVERIGADAAIIFSDILLILVPMGMDLTYGKGEGPILGNPIRSGADVDRLCEAPPEALSFVYEAIRKTRASLKPETPLIGFCGAPFTLASYMIEGGGSRNYAETKTLMYTDSGAWHALMNLVSRSLVKYVKKQIEAGAQVIQIFDSWVGCLSPEDYREFVFPHVRLLLDSISGDVPVIHFGTGTATLLDEQKKAGGDVIGLDWRVNLGETWDRLGNVSVQGNLDPCTLLGDRETLSKRAGEILRQAGGRPGHIFNLGHGVLPMTSVDNVKFLIDFVHEWKVDA